A stretch of the Aegilops tauschii subsp. strangulata cultivar AL8/78 chromosome 4, Aet v6.0, whole genome shotgun sequence genome encodes the following:
- the LOC109780227 gene encoding uric acid degradation bifunctional protein TTL isoform X2, whose amino-acid sequence MATLRPLTVEDVLRVNGSRRFAAALAATSPFDSLTNALIAARCIWLNEVDVTGWLEAFAAHPPIGTTSSSVSKWSKEEQSAALSTATDSTAQELSEWNAKYREKFGFVFMICASGRTAPEVLAELKRRYANRPIVELEAAAEEELKITELRLAKLFSAETAAPPTSGENHISQPDKAAGSSNRTRPPITTHVLDTALGSPAAGIEVHLEMWKDATSPPSFDNKEFKGWTTLGTSITNNDGRSGQLMDNVDNVAPGFYRISFNTSKYAPSGFFPYVSIIFEIKRSQTTEHFHVPLLHSPFSFTTYRGS is encoded by the exons ATGGCGACATTGAGGCCGCTGACTGTGGAGGATGTGCTGCGTGTGAACGGCAGCCGCCGCTTTGCCGCCGCACTGGCCGCTACCTCCCCCTTCGATTCTCTCACCAACGCACTTATTGCCGCCCGCTGCATCTGGCTCAACGAG GTGGACGTGACTGGATGGCTGGAGGCCTTCGCCGCCCACCCGCCCATCGGAACGACCTCCTCCTCCGTCTCCAA GTGGAGCAAGGAAGAGCAATCAGCTGCGCTTTCCACAGCCACTGATTCGACCGCTCAG GAGTTGTCCGAGTGGAATGCCAAATACAGGGAGAAGTTTGGGTTTGTGTTCATGATATGCGCGTCTGGGAGGACTGCCCCTGAGGTTTTAGCTGAGCTTAAG AGGCGTTATGCAAATAGGCCAATTGTTGAGCTTGAGGCTGCGGCAGAGGAAGAACTGAAGATAACTGAGCTGCGTCTTGCAAAGCTTTTCTCGGCAGAAACTGCTGCTCCCCCTACTTCAGGTGAAAATCATATTAGCCAACCGGATAAAGCAGCAG GTAGCTCCAACCGGACACGCCCTCCTATCACAACCCATGTGCTGGACACGGCTCTTGGATCGCCAGCAGCTGGAATTGAAGTTCACCTGGAGATGTGGAAGGACGCTACAAGTCCCCCGTCATTTGACAACAAAGAATTCAAGGGATGGACAACCCTAGGCACTTCGATAACAAACAATGATGGACGCAGCGGTCAGCTGATGGACAACGTTGACAATGTCGCTCCTGGTTTCTACCGCATAAGTTTCAATACCTCCAAGTATGCACCGTCAGGGTTCTTCCCTTACGTGAGCATCATATTTGAGATAAAAAGAAGCCAGACGACCGAGCATTTCCATGTCCCTCTCTTGCATTCTCCTTTTTCTTTTACCACTTACCGTGGCAGCTAA
- the LOC109780227 gene encoding uric acid degradation bifunctional protein TTL isoform X3, whose amino-acid sequence MATLRPLTVEDVLRVNGSRRFAAALAATSPFDSLTNALIAARCIWLNEVDVTGWLEAFAAHPPIGTTSSSVSKWSKEEQSAALSTATDSTAQELSEWNAKYREKFGFVFMICASGRTAPEVLAELKRRYANRPIVELEAAAEEELKITELRLAKLFSAETAAPPTSGSSNRTRPPITTHVLDTALGSPAAGIEVHLEMWKDATSPPSFDNKEFKGWTTLGTSITNNDGRSGQLMDNVDNVAPGFYRISFNTSKYAPSGFFPYVSIIFEIKRSQTTEHFHVPLLHSPFSFTTYRGS is encoded by the exons ATGGCGACATTGAGGCCGCTGACTGTGGAGGATGTGCTGCGTGTGAACGGCAGCCGCCGCTTTGCCGCCGCACTGGCCGCTACCTCCCCCTTCGATTCTCTCACCAACGCACTTATTGCCGCCCGCTGCATCTGGCTCAACGAG GTGGACGTGACTGGATGGCTGGAGGCCTTCGCCGCCCACCCGCCCATCGGAACGACCTCCTCCTCCGTCTCCAA GTGGAGCAAGGAAGAGCAATCAGCTGCGCTTTCCACAGCCACTGATTCGACCGCTCAG GAGTTGTCCGAGTGGAATGCCAAATACAGGGAGAAGTTTGGGTTTGTGTTCATGATATGCGCGTCTGGGAGGACTGCCCCTGAGGTTTTAGCTGAGCTTAAG AGGCGTTATGCAAATAGGCCAATTGTTGAGCTTGAGGCTGCGGCAGAGGAAGAACTGAAGATAACTGAGCTGCGTCTTGCAAAGCTTTTCTCGGCAGAAACTGCTGCTCCCCCTACTTCAG GTAGCTCCAACCGGACACGCCCTCCTATCACAACCCATGTGCTGGACACGGCTCTTGGATCGCCAGCAGCTGGAATTGAAGTTCACCTGGAGATGTGGAAGGACGCTACAAGTCCCCCGTCATTTGACAACAAAGAATTCAAGGGATGGACAACCCTAGGCACTTCGATAACAAACAATGATGGACGCAGCGGTCAGCTGATGGACAACGTTGACAATGTCGCTCCTGGTTTCTACCGCATAAGTTTCAATACCTCCAAGTATGCACCGTCAGGGTTCTTCCCTTACGTGAGCATCATATTTGAGATAAAAAGAAGCCAGACGACCGAGCATTTCCATGTCCCTCTCTTGCATTCTCCTTTTTCTTTTACCACTTACCGTGGCAGCTAA
- the LOC109780227 gene encoding uric acid degradation bifunctional protein TTL isoform X1, which translates to MATLRPLTVEDVLRVNGSRRFAAALAATSPFDSLTNALIAARCIWLNEVDVTGWLEAFAAHPPIGTTSSSVSKWSKEEQSAALSTATDSTAQELSEWNAKYREKFGFVFMICASGRTAPEVLAELKRRYANRPIVELEAAAEEELKITELRLAKLFSAETAAPPTSDRMRIIGAHLGALSQHSANKAPEITGSSNRTRPPITTHVLDTALGSPAAGIEVHLEMWKDATSPPSFDNKEFKGWTTLGTSITNNDGRSGQLMDNVDNVAPGFYRISFNTSKYAPSGFFPYVSIIFEIKRSQTTEHFHVPLLHSPFSFTTYRGS; encoded by the exons ATGGCGACATTGAGGCCGCTGACTGTGGAGGATGTGCTGCGTGTGAACGGCAGCCGCCGCTTTGCCGCCGCACTGGCCGCTACCTCCCCCTTCGATTCTCTCACCAACGCACTTATTGCCGCCCGCTGCATCTGGCTCAACGAG GTGGACGTGACTGGATGGCTGGAGGCCTTCGCCGCCCACCCGCCCATCGGAACGACCTCCTCCTCCGTCTCCAA GTGGAGCAAGGAAGAGCAATCAGCTGCGCTTTCCACAGCCACTGATTCGACCGCTCAG GAGTTGTCCGAGTGGAATGCCAAATACAGGGAGAAGTTTGGGTTTGTGTTCATGATATGCGCGTCTGGGAGGACTGCCCCTGAGGTTTTAGCTGAGCTTAAG AGGCGTTATGCAAATAGGCCAATTGTTGAGCTTGAGGCTGCGGCAGAGGAAGAACTGAAGATAACTGAGCTGCGTCTTGCAAAGCTTTTCTCGGCAGAAACTGCTGCTCCCCCTACTTCAG ATCGGATGCGGATTATTGGTGCACACCTTGGAGCTCTTTCCCAGCATTCTGCCAATAAAGCTCCTGAAATTACAGGTAGCTCCAACCGGACACGCCCTCCTATCACAACCCATGTGCTGGACACGGCTCTTGGATCGCCAGCAGCTGGAATTGAAGTTCACCTGGAGATGTGGAAGGACGCTACAAGTCCCCCGTCATTTGACAACAAAGAATTCAAGGGATGGACAACCCTAGGCACTTCGATAACAAACAATGATGGACGCAGCGGTCAGCTGATGGACAACGTTGACAATGTCGCTCCTGGTTTCTACCGCATAAGTTTCAATACCTCCAAGTATGCACCGTCAGGGTTCTTCCCTTACGTGAGCATCATATTTGAGATAAAAAGAAGCCAGACGACCGAGCATTTCCATGTCCCTCTCTTGCATTCTCCTTTTTCTTTTACCACTTACCGTGGCAGCTAA
- the LOC109780227 gene encoding uric acid degradation bifunctional protein TTL isoform X4 → MATLRPLTVEDVLRVNGSRRFAAALAATSPFDSLTNALIAARCIWLNEVDVTGWLEAFAAHPPIGTTSSSVSKWSKEEQSAALSTATDSTAQELSEWNAKYREKFGFVFMICASGRTAPEVLAELKRRYANRPIVELEAAAEEELKITELRLAKLFSAETAAPPTSGENHISQPDKAADRMRIIGAHLGALSQHSANKAPEITGSSNRTRPPITTHVLDTALGSPAAGIEVHLEMWKDATSPPSFDNKEFKGWTTLGTSITNNDGRSGQLMDNVDNVAPGFYRISFNTSKYAPSGFFPYVSIIFEIKRSQTTEHFHVPLLHSPFSFTTYRGS, encoded by the exons ATGGCGACATTGAGGCCGCTGACTGTGGAGGATGTGCTGCGTGTGAACGGCAGCCGCCGCTTTGCCGCCGCACTGGCCGCTACCTCCCCCTTCGATTCTCTCACCAACGCACTTATTGCCGCCCGCTGCATCTGGCTCAACGAG GTGGACGTGACTGGATGGCTGGAGGCCTTCGCCGCCCACCCGCCCATCGGAACGACCTCCTCCTCCGTCTCCAA GTGGAGCAAGGAAGAGCAATCAGCTGCGCTTTCCACAGCCACTGATTCGACCGCTCAG GAGTTGTCCGAGTGGAATGCCAAATACAGGGAGAAGTTTGGGTTTGTGTTCATGATATGCGCGTCTGGGAGGACTGCCCCTGAGGTTTTAGCTGAGCTTAAG AGGCGTTATGCAAATAGGCCAATTGTTGAGCTTGAGGCTGCGGCAGAGGAAGAACTGAAGATAACTGAGCTGCGTCTTGCAAAGCTTTTCTCGGCAGAAACTGCTGCTCCCCCTACTTCAGGTGAAAATCATATTAGCCAACCGGATAAAGCAGCAG ATCGGATGCGGATTATTGGTGCACACCTTGGAGCTCTTTCCCAGCATTCTGCCAATAAAGCTCCTGAAATTACAGGTAGCTCCAACCGGACACGCCCTCCTATCACAACCCATGTGCTGGACACGGCTCTTGGATCGCCAGCAGCTGGAATTGAAGTTCACCTGGAGATGTGGAAGGACGCTACAAGTCCCCCGTCATTTGACAACAAAGAATTCAAGGGATGGACAACCCTAGGCACTTCGATAACAAACAATGATGGACGCAGCGGTCAGCTGATGGACAACGTTGACAATGTCGCTCCTGGTTTCTACCGCATAAGTTTCAATACCTCCAAGTATGCACCGTCAGGGTTCTTCCCTTACGTGAGCATCATATTTGAGATAAAAAGAAGCCAGACGACCGAGCATTTCCATGTCCCTCTCTTGCATTCTCCTTTTTCTTTTACCACTTACCGTGGCAGCTAA